From a region of the Babylonia areolata isolate BAREFJ2019XMU chromosome 21, ASM4173473v1, whole genome shotgun sequence genome:
- the LOC143296736 gene encoding uncharacterized protein LOC143296736, with protein MDSYYLTTMSEMATVSNISLAETSGYKWTNVSAEKVLSVRDFTSFAQYEVGVVLLKVCCPIILALGTFGNSMTLVILRTVPLGGAGVSVFFSALAVSDLVVLYTAVLNHWVLILWGLNFRHFHDVMCRVHMFLVYLSPMTSSWFLVAMTMQRVASVLWPHRVALLCTRRKSQIMVLLIVATATALNAHLLVSFTLYTYSDSSTPYCWYVDNAHLQYYDTFVYPWLDLVFTSFLPSLLLLLGNSALTASLYRSVRQARQMSSRADTTTTTTRKKAASSLTVTLMCVSVTFLCLTLPVSVFLITVMYLDFSDAYYTAWLQLVWAVVNFLWYCNSAINFYLYCLTGTKFRAQCRRLLLCGAGRGARAMTTLVTSTSKTTCRDQHSSALGQNVEEVEHDMGDF; from the exons ATGGATTCTTACTATCTGACAACAATGTCTGAAATGGCAACAGTCTCAAACATCTCACTGGCAGAAACTAGTGGGTACAAGTGGACCAATGTATCGGCAGAAAAAGTCTTGTCCGTCAGGGACTTTACGTCTTTTGCGCAATATGAAGTAGGGGTGGTGTTGTTAAAAGTGTGTTGTCCTATCATTCTGGCTTTGGGAACGTTCGGTAACTCCATGACTCTCGTCATCCTTCGGACAGTACCGTTAGGGGGCGCTGGCGTGTCCGTGTTCTTCTCGGCGTTGGCAGTGTCGGACCTGGTGGTGTTGTACACAGCAGTCCTGAACCATTGGGTCTTGATTCTGTGGGGTCTTAATTTCAGGCACTTTCATGACGTCATGTGCAGAGTGCACATGTTCCTCGTCTACCTTTCCCCGATGACGTCATCGTGGTTTCTGGTTGCCATGACGATGCAGCGTGTGGCTTCTGTCTTGTGGCCACACCGCGTAGCCCTGCTGTGCACACGGCGTAAATCTCAG ATCATGGTGCTGTTGATAGTGGCTACGGCGACGGCCCTCAACGCCCACCTTCTGGTGTCCTTCACCCTGTACACTTACAGTGACTCCTCCACACCCTACTGCTGGTACGTGGACAACGCCCACCTCCAGTACTACGATACGTTCGTCTACCCCTGGCTGGACCTGGTCttcacctccttcctcccctcactgctgCTTCTCCTGGGCAACTCCGCTCTCACGGCCTCCCTCTACCGCTCCGTGCGCCAGGCCCGTCAGATGAGCAGCCGtgcggacaccaccaccaccaccacccgaaagAAAGCGGCGTCATCACTGACCGTGACGTTGATGTGCGTTTCTGTGACGTTTTTATGTCTGACCCTGCCAGTGTCCGTTTTCCTCATCACGGTGATGTACCTTGACTTCAGCGATGCGTATTACACAGCCTGGTTGCAGCTTGTGTGGGCAGTGGTCAACTTCTTGTGGTATTGCAATTCTGCCATCAATTTTTACCTGTACTGTCTGACGGGTACCAAGTTTCGGGCACAGTGCCGACGTCTGCTGCTGTGTGGCGCGGGGCGAGGTGCACGTGCCATGACGACGTTGGTCACTTCCACCTCCAAGACGACGTGCCGCGATCAGCACAGCTCTGCTCTGGGCCAGAATGTGGAAGAGGTGGAGCATGACATGGGTGATTTCTGA